A window of the Aeromicrobium phoceense genome harbors these coding sequences:
- a CDS encoding glycosyltransferase, with protein sequence MTTPTVSVVIPVHDDADELRECLRLLALQTVAPLEVVVVDNGCTDDSAAVAAAAGARVVVEPRLGIPPAAAAGYDAATGDVIARLDADSRPGPDWIARVAGAMADPEVDAVTGAGWFHDLPPVLGRIATVAYLGAYYVLTYLALGHHPLWGSSMAIRRTSWERVRDRVHRFDDVHDDMDLAFALGPESVIRYDRALRLGVSGRSVRGRKQLARRMDRAVTTLRLNWAERPPWKRWQDRFRPRHVTGG encoded by the coding sequence GTGACCACCCCGACGGTCTCGGTCGTCATCCCCGTGCACGACGACGCCGACGAGCTCCGCGAGTGCCTGCGTCTGCTCGCGCTCCAGACCGTGGCCCCGCTCGAGGTGGTCGTGGTCGACAACGGCTGCACCGACGACTCGGCCGCCGTCGCCGCGGCCGCCGGAGCGCGTGTCGTCGTGGAGCCGCGCCTGGGCATCCCCCCGGCGGCCGCCGCCGGCTACGACGCGGCCACGGGCGACGTGATCGCCCGGCTCGACGCCGACTCGCGGCCCGGCCCCGACTGGATCGCGCGGGTCGCCGGCGCGATGGCCGACCCCGAGGTCGATGCCGTCACCGGGGCCGGCTGGTTCCACGACCTGCCGCCCGTCCTGGGCCGCATCGCCACGGTGGCCTACCTCGGCGCCTACTACGTCCTGACGTACCTGGCCCTCGGGCACCATCCGCTGTGGGGATCGAGCATGGCGATCCGCCGCACCAGCTGGGAGCGCGTGCGCGACCGGGTGCACCGGTTCGACGACGTGCACGACGACATGGACCTCGCCTTCGCGCTCGGGCCGGAGTCCGTGATCCGCTACGACCGCGCCCTGCGGCTGGGTGTCTCGGGACGCTCGGTGCGGGGCCGGAAGCAGCTGGCGCGCCGGATGGACCGCGCCGTCACCACACTGAGGCTCAACTGGGCGGAGCGCCCGCCGTGGAAGCGCTGGCAGGACCGGTTCCGGCCCCGCCACGTCACCGGAGGCTGA
- a CDS encoding NUDIX domain-containing protein: MTPGIETPDHRGRTGLHLTGRDLDRNPDVVVRDVEVLSNDWYVLRATTFDRRGSDGVWRTERRETYDRGDGATILLYDADRRTVLLTRQFRFPVYVNGHPDGMLLETAAGLLDEDDPVAAIRRETVEETGVEIGPVQHVFDVFMSPGSVTERLHFFAAPYRSEDIEGTQHGVASEGEDIEIVELDIDRARAAIGTEIVDAKAIMLLQWALLDGPFA, translated from the coding sequence ATGACCCCCGGCATCGAGACCCCTGACCACCGCGGCCGCACGGGCCTGCACCTGACGGGCCGCGACCTCGACCGCAACCCCGACGTCGTCGTGCGCGACGTGGAGGTGCTGTCGAACGACTGGTACGTCCTTCGCGCGACCACCTTCGACCGTCGCGGGTCCGACGGCGTCTGGCGCACCGAGCGGCGCGAGACCTACGACCGCGGCGACGGCGCGACGATCCTGCTGTACGACGCGGACCGCAGGACGGTGCTGCTGACGCGGCAGTTCCGCTTCCCGGTCTACGTCAACGGCCACCCCGACGGAATGCTCCTCGAGACGGCCGCCGGCCTGCTGGACGAGGACGATCCCGTAGCGGCGATCCGCCGCGAGACCGTCGAGGAGACGGGCGTCGAGATCGGGCCGGTCCAGCACGTGTTCGACGTGTTCATGAGCCCCGGTTCCGTGACCGAGCGCCTGCACTTCTTCGCGGCCCCGTATCGCTCGGAGGACATCGAGGGCACGCAGCACGGCGTCGCGTCAGAGGGCGAGGACATCGAGATCGTGGAGCTGGACATCGACCGGGCCCGCGCGGCCATCGGCACCGAGATCGTGGACGCCAAGGCGATCATGCTCCTGCAATGGGCGTTGCTGGACGGGCCTTTCGCCTGA
- the gyrA gene encoding DNA gyrase subunit A: protein MTDTPIESDRTEPVELQDEMQRSYIDYAMSVIVARALPDVRDGLKPVHRRVLYAMYDGGYRPDRGFNKCSRIVGDVMGQYHPHGDSAIYDTLVRLAQPWVMRAPMISGQGNFGSPGDDPAAAMRYTECKLAPIAMEMVRDIDEETVDFKPNYDGRSQEPSVLPARIPNLLVNGSAGIAVGMATNIPPHNLREVAEGVQWALEHPDASREELLEALLARIKGPDFPTDGLIVGTSGIEDMYRTGRGSVPMRAVVNIEEDTKGRMQLVVTELPYQVNPDGLMRKIADLAQTGRVQGISDLRDESSDRAGRRIVIEIRRDAVARVVLNNLYKHTDLQTNFSANMLAIVDEVPRTLTLDGFISHWIHHQVDVIRRRTEFRLRKAEERAHILRGLVKALDMLDDVIALIRRSPTADEANEGLQALLEIDELQARAILDMQLRRLAALERQKIIDDLAKIEIEIAEFKAILASEARQREIVGEELAEVVAKYGDDRRTKIIAADGDLSDEDLIPDEELVVTITKGGYAKRTKTELYRVQGRGGKGVRGASLRGEDVVEHVFSTTAHHWILFFTTAGRVYRAKAYHLPEGGRDARGGHVAGLLAFQPDEEIAQVLAVRDYEQAPYLVLATKRGLVKKTRLTDYNSPRQAGVIAINFRDEDDELVGAELVSPEDDILLISRKAQSIRFRADDEQLRPMGRATSGVTGMKFRGEDSLLSMTVIKAGADLEGEDDESQKLYVFTVTDGGFAKKTRIDEYRIQGRGGLGIKAMQITESRGELVGGLVLRDTDDVISVTESGQITRSLVSGVPVKGRGTMGVSFVKFKGNDRVVTIARNTEVAEVAAPESTDETEQSEASGDDSE, encoded by the coding sequence GTGACCGACACCCCGATCGAGAGCGACCGCACCGAACCGGTCGAGCTGCAGGACGAGATGCAGCGCTCGTACATCGACTACGCGATGAGCGTCATCGTGGCGCGCGCGCTGCCCGACGTGCGCGACGGCCTCAAGCCGGTACACCGCCGCGTCCTCTACGCGATGTACGACGGCGGCTACCGCCCCGACCGCGGCTTCAACAAGTGCAGCCGCATCGTCGGTGACGTCATGGGTCAGTACCACCCCCACGGCGACTCGGCGATCTACGACACCCTGGTGCGCCTCGCGCAGCCGTGGGTCATGCGCGCGCCGATGATCAGCGGCCAGGGCAACTTCGGCTCGCCGGGCGACGATCCCGCGGCCGCCATGCGGTACACCGAGTGCAAGCTCGCGCCGATCGCGATGGAGATGGTGCGCGACATCGACGAGGAGACCGTCGACTTCAAGCCCAACTACGACGGCCGCTCGCAAGAGCCCTCGGTGCTGCCCGCGCGCATCCCGAACCTGCTGGTCAACGGCTCGGCCGGCATCGCCGTCGGCATGGCCACCAACATCCCGCCGCACAACCTGCGCGAGGTCGCCGAGGGCGTCCAGTGGGCGCTCGAGCACCCCGACGCGTCCCGTGAGGAGCTGCTCGAGGCGCTCCTGGCGCGCATCAAGGGCCCCGACTTCCCCACCGACGGCCTCATCGTCGGCACCAGCGGCATCGAGGACATGTACCGCACCGGCCGCGGCTCGGTCCCGATGCGCGCCGTGGTCAACATCGAGGAGGACACCAAGGGACGCATGCAGCTCGTCGTCACCGAGCTGCCCTACCAGGTGAACCCCGACGGCCTGATGCGCAAGATCGCCGACCTGGCCCAGACCGGCCGCGTCCAGGGCATCAGCGACCTGCGTGACGAGTCCAGCGACCGCGCCGGCCGCCGCATCGTCATCGAGATCCGCCGCGACGCCGTGGCTCGCGTCGTGCTGAACAACCTCTACAAGCACACCGACCTGCAGACGAACTTCAGCGCCAACATGCTGGCGATCGTCGACGAGGTCCCGCGCACGCTGACCCTCGACGGGTTCATCTCGCACTGGATCCACCACCAGGTCGACGTCATCCGGCGTCGCACCGAGTTCCGCCTGCGCAAGGCCGAGGAGCGCGCCCACATCCTGCGCGGCTTGGTCAAGGCCCTCGACATGCTGGACGACGTCATCGCGTTGATCCGTCGCAGCCCCACGGCCGACGAGGCCAACGAGGGACTGCAGGCGCTGCTCGAGATCGATGAGCTGCAGGCGCGCGCGATCCTCGACATGCAGCTGCGTCGCCTGGCCGCCCTCGAGCGCCAGAAGATCATCGACGACCTGGCCAAGATCGAGATCGAGATCGCCGAGTTCAAGGCGATCCTGGCCAGCGAGGCGCGGCAGCGCGAGATCGTCGGCGAGGAGCTGGCCGAGGTCGTCGCGAAGTACGGCGACGACCGCCGCACCAAGATCATCGCCGCCGACGGCGACCTGTCCGACGAGGACCTCATCCCCGATGAGGAGCTCGTCGTCACGATCACCAAGGGCGGCTACGCCAAGCGCACGAAGACCGAGCTCTACCGGGTGCAGGGTCGCGGCGGCAAGGGCGTCCGCGGCGCCTCGCTGCGCGGCGAGGACGTCGTCGAGCACGTGTTCTCCACGACGGCGCACCACTGGATCCTGTTCTTCACCACGGCGGGCCGGGTCTACCGCGCCAAGGCGTACCACCTGCCCGAGGGCGGCCGCGATGCGCGCGGCGGCCACGTGGCCGGACTGCTGGCGTTCCAGCCCGACGAGGAGATCGCCCAGGTGCTGGCGGTCCGCGACTACGAGCAGGCGCCCTACCTGGTGCTCGCCACGAAGCGCGGCTTGGTCAAGAAGACCCGCCTCACCGACTACAACAGCCCCCGCCAGGCCGGCGTCATCGCGATCAACTTCCGCGACGAGGACGACGAGCTGGTCGGGGCAGAGCTGGTCTCGCCCGAGGACGACATCCTGCTGATCAGCCGCAAGGCGCAGTCGATCCGCTTCCGGGCCGACGATGAGCAGCTGCGCCCGATGGGTCGCGCCACCTCGGGTGTCACGGGCATGAAGTTCCGCGGCGAGGACTCCCTGCTGTCGATGACGGTCATCAAGGCCGGCGCCGACCTCGAGGGTGAGGACGACGAGAGCCAGAAGCTCTACGTCTTCACGGTCACCGACGGCGGCTTCGCGAAGAAGACGCGCATCGACGAGTACCGCATCCAGGGTCGCGGCGGACTGGGCATCAAGGCCATGCAGATCACCGAGTCGCGCGGCGAGCTGGTGGGCGGCCTGGTGCTGCGTGACACCGACGACGTCATCAGCGTGACCGAGTCCGGACAGATCACTCGGAGCCTCGTATCCGGTGTTCCTGTGAAGGGCCGTGGCACGATGGGTGTGAGTTTCGTGAAGTTCAAGGGCAACGACCGCGTGGTCACCATCGCCCGGAACACCGAGGTCGCAGAAGTGGCGGCACCGGAGTCCACGGACGAAACCGAGCAGTCGGAAGCGAGCGGGGACGACAGTGAGTGA
- a CDS encoding DUF3427 domain-containing protein encodes MTLEPIAPGLHESLMTTDLRARLAVMGGLEVATREIDEVDLPHVLARHVYVTAQRAFAGRNTEEAVALTNHLIEALQELGTEVTAPASQLLRIGPTPGAGVITYPEVRPRTPLSDAALMTNARSEPSLGPELRTEIDTADDVDLLCAFVRWAGLRLLDPELRRLRERGGKLRVITTTYTGSTERRALDHLIREYDAEVRVQYDAQRTRLHAKAWMFHRNTGFDTAYVGSSNLTHTAMLEGVEWNVRLSRTATPALMEKFKATFDTYWNDSAFESYQPDWDADRLDLALAEAGGRTQSGRVTLALSGLTVTPYPYQQEMLDGIDAERSIHDRHRNLVVAATGTGKTVVAALDYRRFASALSRQPSLLFVAHRKEILTQSLRTYREVLADANFGELYVDGAFPKDWKHVFASVQSLSSYGVEKLPADAFDIVVIDEFHHAAATTYRKLLDHLAPTELLGLTATPERADGINVRDAFFDGRVATELRLWDALGEELLCPFHYFGVADNTDLSQLSWKRGTYDDRELSNLFTGNDARTQVILKQLHDKVLDTGSMRALGFCVSIEHARYMTDAFNEAGISARTVTGKAGPDERASALRALRDGSVNVLFTVDLFNEGLDIPEVDTILFLRPTESATVFLQQLGRGLRRTPEKAVLTVLDFVGHQHKRFRWDLKLTALTGLPRSRLGAAIDEKFPFLPSGCQIVMDKETQAAILANLKTQIGSRWRDLLSELRSIGDIDLGAFLDESGAALPDVLKADRSWTRLRRDAGFETRPVGPREGELLKRGRSLIHVDDRPRALAYRSVLDGATEPTLWTPSERRLAEMLFFSLWPNGGGFTSIEEGITSLRSEGIAANELSTLVDIAFDNARRTTLELSGDLGGIPLQVHARYRREEVLAALGDGSLAKPPINFREGVLWVPDINTDALFIQLKKSKAAFSPTTMYRDYPISPTLFHWESQNRTTVASPTGRRYINGSSNVLLFVRQTSVDEYGTGAPYLFLGPATYVKHDGERPIAVTWKLETPMPIDFFTASTVAPS; translated from the coding sequence ATGACCCTCGAGCCGATCGCACCTGGCCTGCACGAATCGTTGATGACCACGGATCTCCGGGCCCGGCTCGCAGTCATGGGCGGGCTCGAAGTCGCGACCAGAGAAATCGATGAGGTCGATCTCCCCCACGTCCTCGCCCGGCACGTCTATGTCACCGCGCAACGCGCTTTCGCTGGCCGCAACACTGAGGAAGCGGTGGCACTCACCAACCACCTGATCGAAGCACTGCAGGAGTTGGGCACCGAGGTGACGGCCCCCGCGTCACAGCTTCTCCGGATCGGACCGACGCCTGGCGCTGGTGTCATTACCTACCCGGAGGTTCGCCCGCGCACGCCGCTATCCGATGCCGCCCTCATGACGAACGCGAGATCCGAGCCCAGCCTCGGACCGGAATTGCGCACCGAGATCGACACCGCTGACGACGTCGATCTCTTATGTGCATTCGTCCGCTGGGCGGGTTTACGACTTCTCGACCCTGAGCTGCGCCGGCTACGCGAGCGCGGCGGCAAACTTCGAGTGATCACCACTACGTACACAGGCTCTACCGAACGGCGTGCGCTCGACCACCTGATCCGCGAGTACGACGCTGAAGTTCGGGTGCAGTACGACGCCCAACGAACCCGACTGCATGCAAAGGCGTGGATGTTCCACCGCAACACGGGCTTCGACACCGCATACGTCGGATCCTCGAACCTCACCCACACCGCCATGCTTGAAGGCGTGGAGTGGAACGTCCGCCTGTCCCGGACTGCGACGCCCGCACTCATGGAGAAATTCAAAGCCACATTTGACACCTATTGGAACGACTCGGCGTTCGAGAGCTATCAACCCGATTGGGACGCTGATCGGCTCGATCTCGCGCTGGCCGAAGCGGGTGGACGCACCCAGAGCGGTCGCGTGACGCTTGCCCTATCCGGCCTCACGGTCACTCCGTATCCCTACCAGCAAGAGATGCTCGACGGTATAGACGCGGAGCGGAGCATCCACGATCGCCACCGGAACCTCGTCGTCGCAGCAACCGGGACCGGAAAGACTGTCGTCGCTGCCCTCGACTACCGCCGCTTCGCCTCAGCATTGTCCCGGCAGCCTTCGCTTCTCTTCGTCGCGCACCGCAAGGAAATCCTCACCCAGTCCTTGCGCACCTACCGTGAGGTGTTGGCTGACGCGAACTTCGGCGAACTCTACGTTGACGGAGCGTTCCCGAAAGACTGGAAGCACGTATTCGCCAGCGTCCAGTCGCTGAGTTCCTACGGCGTCGAGAAGCTCCCGGCTGACGCCTTCGACATCGTCGTCATCGATGAGTTCCACCACGCGGCCGCCACCACGTATCGGAAGTTGCTCGACCACCTCGCGCCGACTGAGCTGCTTGGCCTCACGGCGACCCCTGAGCGTGCGGACGGCATCAATGTCCGCGACGCATTCTTCGACGGCCGGGTCGCCACCGAACTTCGACTCTGGGACGCACTCGGTGAAGAGCTGCTGTGCCCATTCCACTACTTCGGCGTCGCGGACAACACCGACCTCAGCCAGCTCAGTTGGAAGCGCGGCACGTACGACGACCGCGAACTTTCCAACCTCTTCACGGGCAATGACGCTCGCACACAGGTCATCCTCAAGCAGTTGCACGACAAGGTCCTCGACACCGGATCGATGCGCGCACTGGGCTTCTGCGTCTCGATCGAGCACGCGCGGTACATGACGGACGCCTTCAACGAGGCTGGAATCTCCGCACGCACCGTAACCGGAAAGGCCGGGCCCGACGAACGTGCCTCAGCGCTCAGAGCTCTTCGCGATGGCAGCGTCAACGTGCTCTTCACCGTCGACCTGTTCAACGAGGGCCTGGACATCCCGGAGGTCGACACCATCCTTTTCCTCCGGCCGACCGAAAGCGCTACCGTCTTCCTGCAGCAGCTCGGCCGTGGTCTTCGGCGCACCCCCGAGAAAGCGGTGCTCACTGTGCTCGATTTCGTCGGGCATCAACACAAGCGCTTCCGCTGGGACCTCAAGCTGACTGCCCTCACTGGGCTGCCCCGCAGCAGACTCGGCGCTGCGATCGACGAGAAGTTCCCGTTCTTGCCCAGCGGCTGCCAGATCGTGATGGACAAGGAGACGCAGGCTGCCATTCTGGCAAACCTCAAGACACAGATCGGCAGTCGGTGGCGTGACCTCCTGTCCGAGCTACGCAGCATCGGCGACATCGACCTCGGGGCGTTTCTCGACGAGTCCGGAGCCGCGCTCCCCGATGTACTCAAGGCTGACCGCTCCTGGACCCGGCTCCGGCGTGACGCCGGCTTTGAGACTCGCCCGGTCGGCCCTCGTGAAGGGGAGCTCTTGAAGCGCGGACGCTCGCTGATCCATGTCGACGACCGCCCACGTGCGTTGGCTTACCGGTCGGTCCTCGACGGGGCCACCGAACCGACACTCTGGACACCGTCCGAACGTCGCCTGGCCGAGATGCTCTTCTTCTCCCTCTGGCCCAACGGCGGTGGATTCACCAGCATCGAAGAGGGGATTACCTCACTTCGGTCCGAAGGGATCGCGGCGAATGAGCTTTCAACGCTCGTAGACATCGCTTTCGACAACGCGCGACGAACGACTCTCGAGCTCTCCGGTGACCTTGGTGGCATCCCGCTGCAGGTGCACGCTCGGTACCGACGAGAAGAGGTTCTCGCGGCGCTCGGCGATGGGAGTCTCGCCAAGCCGCCCATCAACTTCCGCGAAGGCGTCCTCTGGGTACCCGACATCAACACCGACGCCCTATTTATCCAGTTGAAGAAGTCCAAAGCCGCCTTCTCTCCTACCACCATGTACCGGGACTACCCCATCAGCCCGACGCTGTTCCATTGGGAGTCTCAGAATCGCACCACCGTCGCCTCACCGACCGGCCGGCGCTACATCAACGGCAGCAGCAACGTGCTTCTCTTCGTTCGCCAGACGTCCGTCGACGAGTACGGCACGGGCGCGCCGTACCTGTTCCTCGGCCCGGCGACCTACGTCAAGCACGACGGCGAACGGCCGATTGCGGTCACGTGGAAACTGGAGACGCCGATGCCAATCGACTTCTTCACCGCATCCACGGTCGCACCAAGTTGA
- a CDS encoding DUF3566 domain-containing protein: MSEQKPDNGQQNGVPAKNAKANGTTPSVTARRPLTKAEYARTTKATPDTTAVIPAVRDDQPAPPKPAAAPVDDRPTQTLKAVPADAPAPPKKPADQPQQKAPERPAPAKKDAPAAAPKKAPGQAGAAAGVAGAGVAGATAAGATAAAAAPAAAPAAAPSAPAPAAPKPEQKAAPEPTKAPAPQPESKKAEPKKPEPKKPAKSVQTTTAPAADSGRSARLKLSHVEPWSVTKMSFVVSVALMVVSVVAVTVFWLVMQITGVWGALNDSVSNVLADDASGFDITEYLGFGRVVGLTLLVSALNVIFMTALATIAAHLYNLAAGILGGIELTFGERK; the protein is encoded by the coding sequence GTGAGTGAGCAGAAGCCGGACAACGGTCAGCAGAACGGTGTGCCTGCGAAGAACGCCAAGGCCAACGGGACGACCCCGTCGGTCACGGCACGCCGCCCGCTGACGAAAGCGGAGTACGCCCGCACCACCAAGGCGACCCCGGACACCACTGCGGTCATCCCGGCGGTGCGTGACGACCAGCCCGCTCCGCCCAAGCCCGCGGCCGCTCCGGTGGACGACCGGCCCACGCAGACGTTGAAGGCCGTTCCGGCCGACGCGCCCGCACCTCCGAAGAAGCCGGCTGATCAGCCGCAGCAGAAGGCGCCCGAGCGCCCGGCACCGGCGAAGAAGGACGCGCCCGCTGCCGCACCGAAGAAGGCTCCGGGCCAGGCCGGTGCCGCTGCCGGCGTCGCCGGCGCGGGTGTCGCTGGTGCCACGGCGGCTGGTGCGACGGCTGCGGCCGCTGCTCCGGCGGCCGCTCCGGCGGCCGCTCCGTCCGCTCCCGCGCCTGCTGCCCCGAAGCCCGAGCAGAAGGCTGCCCCGGAGCCGACGAAGGCCCCGGCGCCCCAGCCCGAGTCGAAGAAGGCCGAGCCCAAGAAGCCGGAGCCGAAGAAGCCTGCGAAGTCCGTGCAGACCACCACGGCGCCCGCCGCGGACTCTGGTCGGTCGGCACGCCTGAAGCTGAGCCACGTCGAGCCGTGGAGCGTCACCAAGATGTCGTTCGTCGTCTCGGTCGCGCTCATGGTCGTCAGCGTCGTGGCGGTCACCGTGTTCTGGCTCGTCATGCAGATCACCGGCGTGTGGGGCGCCCTCAACGACAGCGTCTCCAACGTGCTCGCCGACGACGCCTCCGGCTTCGACATCACCGAGTACCTGGGCTTCGGCCGCGTCGTGGGCCTGACCCTGCTCGTGTCGGCCCTCAACGTCATCTTCATGACCGCCCTGGCCACCATCGCCGCCCACCTGTACAACCTGGCGGCCGGCATCCTCGGCGGCATCGAGCTGACGTTCGGCGAGCGTAAGTAG